The Chlorocebus sabaeus isolate Y175 chromosome 9, mChlSab1.0.hap1, whole genome shotgun sequence genome includes a window with the following:
- the DYDC2 gene encoding DPY30 domain-containing protein 2: METNYLKRCFGNCLAQALAEVAKVRPSDPIEYLAHWLYHYEKTAKAKEKNREEKIQLQEEYDSSLKEMEMTEMLKQEEYQIQQNCEKCHKELNSETVSTKKTIFMQEDTNPLEKEALKHEFLPGTSSMIPGMPQQVPPSESAGQIDWNFKMPKEINSKEAFQHEVAHEMPPGSKSPS, translated from the exons ATGGAAACTAACTACCTAAAGAGGTGCTTTGGAAATTGCCTGGCCCAGGCACTGGCAGAGGTGGCAAAGGTTCGGCCCAGTGATCCAATAGAATACCTGGCTCACTGGCTTTATCATTATGAGAAAACAGcgaaagcaaaagaaaag AATAGGGAAGAGAAGATCCAGCTGCAGGAGGAATATGACAGTAGCCTCAAGGAAATGGAAATGACAGAAATGCTGAAACAGGAAGAGTATCAGATTCAACAGAACTGTGAAAAGTGTCACAAG gAACTGAATTCTGAAACTGTTTCCACAAAGAAGACCATATTCATGCAGGAGGACACAAACCCCCTTGAGAAGGAGGCCTTGAAGCACGAATTCCTGCCAGGTACTTCCAGTATGATTCCAGGAATGCCTCAACAGGTTCCTCCTTCAGAGTCTGCTGGCCAGATTGACTGGAACTTCAAAAtgccaaaagaaataaattccaagGAGGCTTTTCAGCATGAAGTTGCTCATGAAATGCCTCCTGGCTCCAAATCTCCTTCTTAG